The Oceanithermus desulfurans genome segment ACCCACTTGTCGAAGAGCTGCAGCGCGATCACGTCCGGGGCGCCCGGAATGTTCTCCGGTTTGGGTAGCAGGTCGTCCATCTCCAGGACGCCCAGGTACGTGCCCGCTTCGTCCACCACCGGGAGCCCCCCGTAGTGGTGGGCCGACATCCGCTCGGCCGCCACCCAGAGGGTCTCGCCCTTCGTGGCGGTGAGGGGGTTTGCGGTCATAATGTCCACGGCTTTCATAGCCCCTTCACTATAACGTTTGCCCTCGGGCGCGTTGGCCCCGGGACGGGCGGTGGAGTAGAATGAGGTGTTCAGCAGAGCGTCGTGCAGAGGGGAGGAGGCCATGGCCGAAACCGTACCCCGCAGCGACCGGCTGCAAGAGGCGGCCCGCAGGCTCGTCGAACGTCTGTTCGAGGGCGAACGGCCCTTCGGCGTGAAGTTCTGGGACGGGACGTACCTGCCGCCGAGCCGGGGCGCGAGCGCGCGCGCCGACGTTGTGCTGCGGCGCCCCGAGGTGCTGGCGCGGCTGCTCGACCCGCCGCTGGATCTGGCGTTGGGGGAGGCCTACCTCGAGGGTTCCCTTGACGTCGAGGGCGACCTGGAAGCGTTGCTGGAGGCGCTCGAGCGGCACGCTGCGCGCTTGAGCCCGCGCCACTGGATCGGCCTCCTGCGCGAGGTGCGGGGGCTGCGCGCGGGGCTGCGCGATCTGGGGCTGGCCGCGCGCCTGCGCGGGCGCACCCACTCCAAGCCGCGCGACCGGGCGGCGATCCGGCACCACTACGACGTGTCCAACGCCTTCTACCGCCTCTGGCTGGACCGCCGCATGGTCTACTCCTGCGCCTACTTCCCCGAGGGCGACGAGGACCTGGACGCCGCGCAGGAGAAGAAGCTCGAGCACATCGCGCGAAAGTTGCGGCTGGCCCCGGGCGAGCGCCTGCTCGACATCGGCGCCGGCTGGGGCGGGCTCGTCCTCTTCGCCGCCGAGCGCTACGGCGTGCAGGCGGTCGGGGTCACCGTGGCCGAGCAGCAGGTGCGCTTCGTCCGCGAGCAGGTCCGCCGGCTGGGGCTGGAGGACCGGGTGGAGGTGCGCCCCGAAGACTACCGCGAGGTGCGCGGCCGCTTCGACAAGATCGCCTCGGTGGGGATGGCCGAACACGTCGGCCGCGAGAACCTGCCCGAGTACTTCCGCCTCGCCTACGCCAACCTGGAGCCCGGCGGGTTGATGCTGCACCACGTGATCACCCGCGGCCCGGTGCCCGGCCGTTTTTCGGGCGAGCTGGCCTCGGGCGAGTTCCTGCGCCGCTACGTCTTCCCCGACGGAGAGATCCTGCCGCTCTGGACGCATCTCCAGGCCGCCGGAGAGGCGGGGT includes the following:
- a CDS encoding CBS domain-containing protein, with the protein product MKAVDIMTANPLTATKGETLWVAAERMSAHHYGGLPVVDEAGTYLGVLEMDDLLPKPENIPGAPDVIALQLFDKWVDEHSIHDFVQIYQEKRVEEVMRTEVPVLKPGDPLRVVLDKLIENLYRRMPVVDEEGRLVGIITRGDLLMLLMGRK
- a CDS encoding SAM-dependent methyltransferase, encoding MAETVPRSDRLQEAARRLVERLFEGERPFGVKFWDGTYLPPSRGASARADVVLRRPEVLARLLDPPLDLALGEAYLEGSLDVEGDLEALLEALERHAARLSPRHWIGLLREVRGLRAGLRDLGLAARLRGRTHSKPRDRAAIRHHYDVSNAFYRLWLDRRMVYSCAYFPEGDEDLDAAQEKKLEHIARKLRLAPGERLLDIGAGWGGLVLFAAERYGVQAVGVTVAEQQVRFVREQVRRLGLEDRVEVRPEDYREVRGRFDKIASVGMAEHVGRENLPEYFRLAYANLEPGGLMLHHVITRGPVPGRFSGELASGEFLRRYVFPDGEILPLWTHLQAAGEAGFEVRDVEDWREHYAATLRRWVARLNERFDEAVREVGEPRARLWRLYMSVSAYQFAAGHLAVHQVLLAKPDERGRVELPRSRAWIYTP